One window from the genome of Oreochromis niloticus isolate F11D_XX linkage group LG20, O_niloticus_UMD_NMBU, whole genome shotgun sequence encodes:
- the crebzf gene encoding CREB/ATF bZIP transcription factor, with amino-acid sequence MITRSRRTVTSTEVQSAEVEAVDVESMKGLPIPCDGFQDEDMDAAGVELDDLFEDLKWTLDRDASSPLFNIDLADLCVYNTKDGDSGLEASTASSPERDSSDSQNSRQKQSSHVNNKNAIAARLNRLKKKEYVNSLEQKIGILSTENSTLKLENSQLTKRVEELEDETRYLRAVLANESMLAQLLSRLSGVNGMKLSSSLFQGPNLNEHDYALPRKRARVEEKETSGGVCLHVDKNHVSVEFCTKCAESASTVLKIFF; translated from the exons ATGATCACTAGAAGTCGTCGCACTGTCACCAGCACAGAAGTGCAGTCTGCAGAGGTTGAGGCAGTAGATGTGGAAAGTATGAAAGGTCTTCCGATTCCATGTGACGGATTCCAAGATGAAGATATGGATGCTGCTGGAGTAGAGCTTGATGACCTGTTTGAAGACTTAAAATGGACACTAGACAGAGATGCTTCATCCCCGCTCTTCAATATTGATTTGGCTGATCTCTGTGTGTACAACACCAAAGATGGAGACTCCGGGCTTGAAGCTTCAACTGCCTCATCTCCAGAGAGAGATTCTTCTGACTCCCAGAACAGCAGGCAAAAACAGTCAAGTCACGTGAATAACAAAAATGCCATCGCTGCCAGATTAAATCGTCTCAAGAAGAAGGAATATGTCAACAGCTTGGAGCAGAAGATCGGCATTCTTTCAACAGAAAATAGCACGCTCAAACTAGAAAATTCTCAGCTGACCAAGAGAGTGGAAGAGTTGGAAGATGAAACCAGGTACTTGAGGGCTGTGCTGGCAAATGAGAGCATGTTAGCCCAGCTCTTGTCCAGGCTGAGCGGTGTGAATGGGATGAAATTATCTTCCTCGCTTTTCCAGGGGCCCAACTTAAACGAGCATGACTACGCCCTGCCCAGGAAACGGGCCAgagtggaggaaaaagaaacatcTGGTGGTGTGTGTCTACATGTGGACAAGAATCATGTCTCAGTGGAGTTCTGCACCAAGTGTGCAGAGAGTGCAAGCACGGTGCTCAAAAT TTTCTTCTAG
- the LOC109200410 gene encoding protein NYNRIN isoform X2 translates to MELPVVSLNSSNEPIIPVEIQGHEYSFMVDTGATYSCIGTEGAGLPLSTASVKTVGFSGKTQVIPLTQPVPMMVSGKSIVAPLLYSADTPINLMGRDILCPLKAKIMCTPDGLYVDFPQEEIHRMMPTQTEKEVERQMQPLVYWLQLTPEESMLKQEWTKWKIWVQTQMGEVEEVRLPLHCTLLFDGNHRFKDYEACWDELLNKKPFLITSEDIYIGPQGAAAAVTLPDELKDWFQVQNSVPHITLLIAQGHESHELGPMIKQALQVPEWEPTENKLIHLSKDRQFVRISMKNSDESVATKVMLNERPVSLMPLSAEHEHLLKQVPAQLWSINKTDVGKVKSAQPVKVKLKPEIKLPYIKQYPLKPHAIEGIKPIIEGLEKAGVLIKATSPCNTPICPIQKPNSKDYRLVHDLRAINAIVESETHVVPDPHTLLSNIPPDTRWYTVIDLCSAFFSIPLHSDSQYLFAFTYQNQQYVYTRLPQGFTQSPSIFNRVLAQDLQHLSVPSVVLQYTDDLLICSPTKEQCERDSIAVLSVLAEGGHKVSKDKIQFCQQSVEYLGRQLRGEKKLIAPSQIEAVVKAPKPQTVGQMLSFLGMAGYSRPWICDYAFKTAPLRALIRAAGQNNCKSELQWTEEASAAFEALKGDMQSAPALGNPDYSKPFHLYVANRGSYANAVLMQDTPIGKQPLAYYSTKLDNIEAGLPPCYQGLAAAAFAFQKAASLTMGHPVILYTSHQLHALLSSPRFVITQARRTGYEVILSAPELTIQRCNTVNPASRMMLPDEGIPHDCLQQTDKFMRAREDLFNEPITADLTLFVDGSCFRDEKGCHAGYGIVQLNPANSGFTTLQTQKVDQPCSAQLAELKALTAACKLAAGKRLNVYTDSAYAYGVCHVSANIWKQRGFQRADGTPVIHGEAVAQLIEALQLPSAVAVIKCPAHQKTDTLIAKGNNLADEAAKQAATGDKMAPLLLQESQEAPLVTLQSLIEAQSKVDPQEKRLWERRGAIRSTSPPHEGLWRSVQGQFVMPSSILPIAVRKAHGVDHCHRREVIKRLQEVWWSPLLIAEVNRILNECEICAKNNVRKSFSAPLAHIPPPDGPFRHLVIDFIDMGMENRREGMRYVLVVVCRFSRWVEATPTRAPDHKSVAKFLGREVFPRFGLPDTISSDNGPHFVSQVIQVMLKMLGIKQKFGCVYHPQSQGSVERQNGIIKAKITKIIADVVKGSGEKLSWLQALPLALMCMRSQTNRTMCLSPHELLTGRPMPLPYYRGPYEGPSLEQLENEMGSYLRQLTRIHKVIFQQVKGATADRDAEIPDHLLTIRPGDQVYLKVIKRRWDQPRREGPYTVILATPTAVKVADKQ, encoded by the coding sequence ATGGAGCTACCTGTGGTGTCATTAAATTCATCAAATGAGCCCATCATACCTGTAGAAATACAGGGACACGAATATTCATTTATGGTGGACACAGGTGCGACCTATTCATGTATTGGAACTGAAGGTGCTGGGCTCCCCCTCTCTACAGCATCAGTTAAGACAGTAGGCTTCTCTGGAAAAACACAAGTTATACCCCTCACCCAGCCAGTTCCAATGATGGTATCAGGAAAATCAATTGTTGCACCGTTGTTGTATTCAGCCGACACCCCAATCAATCTTATGGGAAGAGATATTTTGTGCCctctaaaagcaaaaataatgtGCACCCCTGATGGACTGTATGTGGATTTTCCACAGGAAGAAATACATAGAATGATGCCAACTCAAACTGAAAAAGAGGTTGAACGTCAGATGCAGCCTCTAGTCTATTGGCTGCAGTTAACACCTGAAGAATCCATGCTGAAGCAGGAATGGACAAAGTGGAAAATCTGGGTGCAGACACAGATGGGTGAAGTGGAGGAAGTCCGGCTGCCGTTACATTGCACATTACTCTTCGACGGAAATCACCGCTTTAAGGATTATGAAGCCTGCTGGGATGAACTGCTTAATAAAAAGCCATTTCTCATAACCAGTGAAGACATTTACATTGGCCCACAAGGAGCGGCAGCAGCAGTAACCCTCCCTGATGAATTAAAAGACTGGTTTCAAGTGCAAAACTCTGTGCCGCATATCACTCTTTTGATTGCTCAGGGACATGAATCTCATGAGTTGGGGCCTATGATAAAGCAGGCTCTGCAGGTACCAGAATGGGAGCCTACAGAGAATAAATTGATTCATCTATCCAAAGATAGACAGTTTGTCAGAATCTCCATGAAAAATAGTGATGAGAGTGTTGCAACTAAAGTAATGCTAAATGAAAGGCCTGTTTCTTTAATGCCTTTGTCAGCAGAACATGAACACCTGCTGAAGCAGGTTCCTGCCCAGCTGTGGTCAATAAACAAAACTGATGTGGGGAAAGTAAAGTCAGCTCAAccagtaaaagtaaaactgaagcCTGAAATTAAGTTGCCATACATTAAGCAATATCCACTCAAGCCACATGCCATTGAAGGTATCAAACCTATAATTGAGGGGTTGGAAAAGGCTGGTGTATTAATTAAAGCAACCAGCCCATGTAACACACCTATCTGTCCAATTCAGAAGCCAAATTCTAAAGATTACAGATTGGTGCATGATCTCAGAGCTATTAACGCTATAGTAGAATCTGAAACACATGTTGTTCCCGACCCCCACACATTGCTTTCCAACATTCCACCTGACACACGGTGGTATACAGTAATTGATTTGtgttcagcttttttcagcATCCCATTGCACTCTGACTCTCAGTATCTTTTTGCCTTCACATACCAGAATCAGCAGTATGTATACACACGTCTTCCACAAGGGTTCACTCAGAGCCCTAGTATTTTTAATCGGGTTTTAGCACAAGATTTGCAACACCTAAGTGTCCCAAGTGTCGTTTTGCAGTACACTGATGATCTGTTGATCTGTAGTCCAACTAAGGAGCAGTGTGAGAGAGATTCTATTGCTGTCTTATCCGTACTGGCGGAGGGAGGACACAAAGTGAGTAAAGATAAAATTCAGTTTTGCCAACAATCAGTGGAATATTTAGGAAGACAgctgagaggagagaaaaaactaATTGCTCCATCTCAAATAGAAGCTGTGGTCAAAGCCCCTAAACCGCAAACGGTGGGGCAAATGCTTTCGTTTCTGGGCATGGCGGGATACAGTCGGCCTTGGATTTGTGATTATGCATTTAAAACAGCTCCCCTGCGAGCCCTGATAAGGGCTGCAGGACAAAATAACTGTAAATCTGAGCTGCAGTGGACGGAAGAAGCATCTGCGGCCTTTGAAGCATTGAAGGGGGACATGCAGTCTGCCCCAGCACTGGGTAATCCAGATTATTCAAAACCTTTTCACCTGTATGTAGCCAACAGAGGGAGCTATGCTAATGCTGTATTGATGCAAGATACACCTATAGGGAAGCAACCTTTAGCCTACTACAGCACAAAGCTGGATAACATTGAGGCTGGCCTTCCACCCTGTTATCAAGGGttggcagcagcagcatttgCTTTTCAAAAAGCAGCCTCTTTAACTATGGGTCATCCTGTCATCTTATACACATCACATCAGCTGCATGCGTTGCTCTCTAGCCCGAGATTTGTTATCACTCAGGCTAGGCGGACTGGATATGAGGTAATTCTGTCCGCTCCAGAGTTAACTATTCAAAGGTGTAATACTGTCAATCCAGCCTCTAGAATGATGCTACCTGATGAGGGGATTCCCCATGATTGTTTGCAACAAACTGATAAATTTATGCGAGCACGAGAAGATTTGTTTAATGAACCTATTACAGCTGATTTAACATTGTTTGTTGATGGGTCCTGTTTCAGAGATGAAAAGGGATGCCATGCGGGATACGGCATCGTTCAGCTTAATCCTGCCAATTCAGGTTTCACCACCTTGCAGACGCAGAAGGTTGATCAGCCGTGTTCTGCTCAGTTAGCAGAATTGAAGGCCTTGACTGCAGCCTGTAAGCTGGCAGCGGGTAAAAGACTTAATGTCTACACTGATTCAGCATATGCATATGGCGTGTGTCATGTCAGTGCTAACATCTGGAAACAAAGAGGCTTTCAAAGAGCTGATGGCACACCAGTGATACATGGAGAAGCTGTAGCACAATTAATAGAAGCTTTGCAGCTTCCCAGTGCAGTGGCAGTAATCAAATGCCCTGCCCATCAGAAGACAGACACCTTGATTGCTAAAGGGAATAACTTAGCAGATGAAGCAGCTAAGCAGGCAGCTACAGGAGACAAAATGGCACCATTGTTGTTACAGGAGTCACAGGAAGCACCCTTGGTGACACTGCAATCACTTATTGAGGCTCAGAGTAAGGTAGATCCACAAGAAAAAAGGTTATGGGAAAGGAGAGGTGCAATAAGAAGTACCAGCCCTCCACATGAAGGGCTGTGGAGAAGCGTGCAGGGTCAGTTCGTCATGCCATCCTCCATATTGCCTATAGCTGTACGGAAAGCGCATGGAGTGGATCATTGCCACAGGAGGGAAGTTATTAAGAGATTGCAGGAGGTGTGGTGGTCTCCCCTTTTGATAGCAGAAGTAAACAGAATTTTGAACGAGTGTGAAATATGTGCAAAAAATAATGTGAGAAAAAGCTTTTCAGCACCTCTGGCACATATCCCACCCCCGGATGGGCCGTTTCGACATCTAGTGATTGATTTTATTGACATGGGGATGGAGAATAGGCGAGAAGGGATGAGATATGTTCTTGTTGTGGTGTGTAGGTTCAGTAGGTGGGTGGAAGCAACACCCACCCGTGCACCAGACCATAAGTCTGTGGCCAAGTTCTTGGGTAGAGAGGTTTTTCCTAGATTTGGGTTACCGGACACCATTTCTTCTGATAACGGGCCACACTTTGTTTCTCAAGTCATACAAGTGATGTTGAAAATGTTGGGCATAAAACAGAAGTTTGGGTGTGTGTATCATCCTCAGTCACAGGGAAGTGTAGAACGGCAGAATGGCATTATTAAGGCGAAAATCACCAAAATTATAGCAGATGTGGTGAAAGGAAGTGGAGAAAAGCTAAGTTGGTTGCAAGCTTTGCCTTTGGCTCTCATGTGTATGAGATCTCAAACTAACAGAACTATGTGTTTAAGTCCTCACGAGTTGCTCACAGGAAGGCCGATGCCCCTTCCGTACTATCGAGGGCCTTATGAAGGCCCTTCATTAGAGCAATTAGAAAATGAAATGGGAAGTTATTTGCGACAACTAACTAGAATACATAAAGTTATCTTTCAACAGGTGAAAGGAGCCACAGCGGACCGAGACGCAGAGATTCCTGACCATCTGCTGACCATACGGCCAGGCGACCAGGTGTACTTGAAAGTGATTAAGAGAAGGTGGGACCAACCTAGAAGGGAAGGCCCGTACACAGTTATCCTAGCAACTCCAACAGCTGTTAAAGTTGCAG
- the LOC109200410 gene encoding protein NYNRIN isoform X1, whose amino-acid sequence MELPVVSLNSSNEPIIPVEIQGHEYSFMVDTGATYSCIGTEGAGLPLSTASVKTVGFSGKTQVIPLTQPVPMMVSGKSIVAPLLYSADTPINLMGRDILCPLKAKIMCTPDGLYVDFPQEEIHRMMPTQTEKEVERQMQPLVYWLQLTPEESMLKQEWTKWKIWVQTQMGEVEEVRLPLHCTLLFDGNHRFKDYEACWDELLNKKPFLITSEDIYIGPQGAAAAVTLPDELKDWFQVQNSVPHITLLIAQGHESHELGPMIKQALQVPEWEPTENKLIHLSKDRQFVRISMKNSDESVATKVMLNERPVSLMPLSAEHEHLLKQVPAQLWSINKTDVGKVKSAQPVKVKLKPEIKLPYIKQYPLKPHAIEGIKPIIEGLEKAGVLIKATSPCNTPICPIQKPNSKDYRLVHDLRAINAIVESETHVVPDPHTLLSNIPPDTRWYTVIDLCSAFFSIPLHSDSQYLFAFTYQNQQYVYTRLPQGFTQSPSIFNRVLAQDLQHLSVPSVVLQYTDDLLICSPTKEQCERDSIAVLSVLAEGGHKVSKDKIQFCQQSVEYLGRQLRGEKKLIAPSQIEAVVKAPKPQTVGQMLSFLGMAGYSRPWICDYAFKTAPLRALIRAAGQNNCKSELQWTEEASAAFEALKGDMQSAPALGNPDYSKPFHLYVANRGSYANAVLMQDTPIGKQPLAYYSTKLDNIEAGLPPCYQGLAAAAFAFQKAASLTMGHPVILYTSHQLHALLSSPRFVITQARRTGYEVILSAPELTIQRCNTVNPASRMMLPDEGIPHDCLQQTDKFMRAREDLFNEPITADLTLFVDGSCFRDEKGCHAGYGIVQLNPANSGFTTLQTQKVDQPCSAQLAELKALTAACKLAAGKRLNVYTDSAYAYGVCHVSANIWKQRGFQRADGTPVIHGEAVAQLIEALQLPSAVAVIKCPAHQKTDTLIAKGNNLADEAAKQAATGDKMAPLLLQESQEAPLVTLQSLIEAQSKVDPQEKRLWERRGAIRSTSPPHEGLWRSVQGQFVMPSSILPIAVRKAHGVDHCHRREVIKRLQEVWWSPLLIAEVNRILNECEICAKNNVRKSFSAPLAHIPPPDGPFRHLVIDFIDMGMENRREGMRYVLVVVCRFSRWVEATPTRAPDHKSVAKFLGREVFPRFGLPDTISSDNGPHFVSQVIQVMLKMLGIKQKFGCVYHPQSQGSVERQNGIIKAKITKIIADVVKGSGEKLSWLQALPLALMCMRSQTNRTMCLSPHELLTGRPMPLPYYRGPYEGPSLEQLENEMGSYLRQLTRIHKVIFQQVKGATADRDAEIPDHLLTIRPGDQVYLKVIKRRWDQPRREGPYTVILATPTAVKVADTDRQDLEGSDAVSCPDRPKCGFHSSSGIVSSGASARTRLC is encoded by the coding sequence ATGGAGCTACCTGTGGTGTCATTAAATTCATCAAATGAGCCCATCATACCTGTAGAAATACAGGGACACGAATATTCATTTATGGTGGACACAGGTGCGACCTATTCATGTATTGGAACTGAAGGTGCTGGGCTCCCCCTCTCTACAGCATCAGTTAAGACAGTAGGCTTCTCTGGAAAAACACAAGTTATACCCCTCACCCAGCCAGTTCCAATGATGGTATCAGGAAAATCAATTGTTGCACCGTTGTTGTATTCAGCCGACACCCCAATCAATCTTATGGGAAGAGATATTTTGTGCCctctaaaagcaaaaataatgtGCACCCCTGATGGACTGTATGTGGATTTTCCACAGGAAGAAATACATAGAATGATGCCAACTCAAACTGAAAAAGAGGTTGAACGTCAGATGCAGCCTCTAGTCTATTGGCTGCAGTTAACACCTGAAGAATCCATGCTGAAGCAGGAATGGACAAAGTGGAAAATCTGGGTGCAGACACAGATGGGTGAAGTGGAGGAAGTCCGGCTGCCGTTACATTGCACATTACTCTTCGACGGAAATCACCGCTTTAAGGATTATGAAGCCTGCTGGGATGAACTGCTTAATAAAAAGCCATTTCTCATAACCAGTGAAGACATTTACATTGGCCCACAAGGAGCGGCAGCAGCAGTAACCCTCCCTGATGAATTAAAAGACTGGTTTCAAGTGCAAAACTCTGTGCCGCATATCACTCTTTTGATTGCTCAGGGACATGAATCTCATGAGTTGGGGCCTATGATAAAGCAGGCTCTGCAGGTACCAGAATGGGAGCCTACAGAGAATAAATTGATTCATCTATCCAAAGATAGACAGTTTGTCAGAATCTCCATGAAAAATAGTGATGAGAGTGTTGCAACTAAAGTAATGCTAAATGAAAGGCCTGTTTCTTTAATGCCTTTGTCAGCAGAACATGAACACCTGCTGAAGCAGGTTCCTGCCCAGCTGTGGTCAATAAACAAAACTGATGTGGGGAAAGTAAAGTCAGCTCAAccagtaaaagtaaaactgaagcCTGAAATTAAGTTGCCATACATTAAGCAATATCCACTCAAGCCACATGCCATTGAAGGTATCAAACCTATAATTGAGGGGTTGGAAAAGGCTGGTGTATTAATTAAAGCAACCAGCCCATGTAACACACCTATCTGTCCAATTCAGAAGCCAAATTCTAAAGATTACAGATTGGTGCATGATCTCAGAGCTATTAACGCTATAGTAGAATCTGAAACACATGTTGTTCCCGACCCCCACACATTGCTTTCCAACATTCCACCTGACACACGGTGGTATACAGTAATTGATTTGtgttcagcttttttcagcATCCCATTGCACTCTGACTCTCAGTATCTTTTTGCCTTCACATACCAGAATCAGCAGTATGTATACACACGTCTTCCACAAGGGTTCACTCAGAGCCCTAGTATTTTTAATCGGGTTTTAGCACAAGATTTGCAACACCTAAGTGTCCCAAGTGTCGTTTTGCAGTACACTGATGATCTGTTGATCTGTAGTCCAACTAAGGAGCAGTGTGAGAGAGATTCTATTGCTGTCTTATCCGTACTGGCGGAGGGAGGACACAAAGTGAGTAAAGATAAAATTCAGTTTTGCCAACAATCAGTGGAATATTTAGGAAGACAgctgagaggagagaaaaaactaATTGCTCCATCTCAAATAGAAGCTGTGGTCAAAGCCCCTAAACCGCAAACGGTGGGGCAAATGCTTTCGTTTCTGGGCATGGCGGGATACAGTCGGCCTTGGATTTGTGATTATGCATTTAAAACAGCTCCCCTGCGAGCCCTGATAAGGGCTGCAGGACAAAATAACTGTAAATCTGAGCTGCAGTGGACGGAAGAAGCATCTGCGGCCTTTGAAGCATTGAAGGGGGACATGCAGTCTGCCCCAGCACTGGGTAATCCAGATTATTCAAAACCTTTTCACCTGTATGTAGCCAACAGAGGGAGCTATGCTAATGCTGTATTGATGCAAGATACACCTATAGGGAAGCAACCTTTAGCCTACTACAGCACAAAGCTGGATAACATTGAGGCTGGCCTTCCACCCTGTTATCAAGGGttggcagcagcagcatttgCTTTTCAAAAAGCAGCCTCTTTAACTATGGGTCATCCTGTCATCTTATACACATCACATCAGCTGCATGCGTTGCTCTCTAGCCCGAGATTTGTTATCACTCAGGCTAGGCGGACTGGATATGAGGTAATTCTGTCCGCTCCAGAGTTAACTATTCAAAGGTGTAATACTGTCAATCCAGCCTCTAGAATGATGCTACCTGATGAGGGGATTCCCCATGATTGTTTGCAACAAACTGATAAATTTATGCGAGCACGAGAAGATTTGTTTAATGAACCTATTACAGCTGATTTAACATTGTTTGTTGATGGGTCCTGTTTCAGAGATGAAAAGGGATGCCATGCGGGATACGGCATCGTTCAGCTTAATCCTGCCAATTCAGGTTTCACCACCTTGCAGACGCAGAAGGTTGATCAGCCGTGTTCTGCTCAGTTAGCAGAATTGAAGGCCTTGACTGCAGCCTGTAAGCTGGCAGCGGGTAAAAGACTTAATGTCTACACTGATTCAGCATATGCATATGGCGTGTGTCATGTCAGTGCTAACATCTGGAAACAAAGAGGCTTTCAAAGAGCTGATGGCACACCAGTGATACATGGAGAAGCTGTAGCACAATTAATAGAAGCTTTGCAGCTTCCCAGTGCAGTGGCAGTAATCAAATGCCCTGCCCATCAGAAGACAGACACCTTGATTGCTAAAGGGAATAACTTAGCAGATGAAGCAGCTAAGCAGGCAGCTACAGGAGACAAAATGGCACCATTGTTGTTACAGGAGTCACAGGAAGCACCCTTGGTGACACTGCAATCACTTATTGAGGCTCAGAGTAAGGTAGATCCACAAGAAAAAAGGTTATGGGAAAGGAGAGGTGCAATAAGAAGTACCAGCCCTCCACATGAAGGGCTGTGGAGAAGCGTGCAGGGTCAGTTCGTCATGCCATCCTCCATATTGCCTATAGCTGTACGGAAAGCGCATGGAGTGGATCATTGCCACAGGAGGGAAGTTATTAAGAGATTGCAGGAGGTGTGGTGGTCTCCCCTTTTGATAGCAGAAGTAAACAGAATTTTGAACGAGTGTGAAATATGTGCAAAAAATAATGTGAGAAAAAGCTTTTCAGCACCTCTGGCACATATCCCACCCCCGGATGGGCCGTTTCGACATCTAGTGATTGATTTTATTGACATGGGGATGGAGAATAGGCGAGAAGGGATGAGATATGTTCTTGTTGTGGTGTGTAGGTTCAGTAGGTGGGTGGAAGCAACACCCACCCGTGCACCAGACCATAAGTCTGTGGCCAAGTTCTTGGGTAGAGAGGTTTTTCCTAGATTTGGGTTACCGGACACCATTTCTTCTGATAACGGGCCACACTTTGTTTCTCAAGTCATACAAGTGATGTTGAAAATGTTGGGCATAAAACAGAAGTTTGGGTGTGTGTATCATCCTCAGTCACAGGGAAGTGTAGAACGGCAGAATGGCATTATTAAGGCGAAAATCACCAAAATTATAGCAGATGTGGTGAAAGGAAGTGGAGAAAAGCTAAGTTGGTTGCAAGCTTTGCCTTTGGCTCTCATGTGTATGAGATCTCAAACTAACAGAACTATGTGTTTAAGTCCTCACGAGTTGCTCACAGGAAGGCCGATGCCCCTTCCGTACTATCGAGGGCCTTATGAAGGCCCTTCATTAGAGCAATTAGAAAATGAAATGGGAAGTTATTTGCGACAACTAACTAGAATACATAAAGTTATCTTTCAACAGGTGAAAGGAGCCACAGCGGACCGAGACGCAGAGATTCCTGACCATCTGCTGACCATACGGCCAGGCGACCAGGTGTACTTGAAAGTGATTAAGAGAAGGTGGGACCAACCTAGAAGGGAAGGCCCGTACACAGTTATCCTAGCAACTCCAACAGCTGTTAAAGTTGCAG